Proteins from a genomic interval of Salmo salar chromosome ssa14, Ssal_v3.1, whole genome shotgun sequence:
- the LOC106568934 gene encoding retinol-binding protein 1 isoform X2 produces the protein MPVDLNGYWKMISNNNFEEYLKALDVNVAIRKIATLLKPDKDISHDGDHIVIKTLSTFKNYNMDFHVGKEFEEDLSGVDDRKCMKGEKEGRGWTHWVEGDELHLELRACGAVCKQVFKKT, from the exons ATGCCAGTTGATCTGAATGGGTATTGGAAAATGATCTCAAATAACAACTTCGAGGAGTACTTAAAGGCCCTCG ATGTAAATGTTGCCATTAGGAAAATTGCCACCTTGTTGAAGCCTGACAAAGACATCAGTCACGACGGTGACCACATAGTCATCAAGACCCTCAGTACCTTTAAGAACTACAACATGGATTTCCATGTTGGCAAGGAGTTTGAAGAGGATCTGTCAGGGGTGGATGACAGGAAATGCATG aagggagagaaagaaggaagagGCTGGACCCATTGGGTGGAGGGGGATGAGCTTCATCTG GAGCTGAGAGCTTGTGGAGCTGTGTGCAAGCAGGTCTTCAAGAAAACCTAA
- the LOC106568934 gene encoding retinol-binding protein 1 isoform X1 has product MPVDLNGYWKMISNNNFEEYLKALDVNVAIRKIATLLKPDKDISHDGDHIVIKTLSTFKNYNMDFHVGKEFEEDLSGVDDRKCMTTISWEGDNLVCVQKGEKEGRGWTHWVEGDELHLELRACGAVCKQVFKKT; this is encoded by the exons ATGCCAGTTGATCTGAATGGGTATTGGAAAATGATCTCAAATAACAACTTCGAGGAGTACTTAAAGGCCCTCG ATGTAAATGTTGCCATTAGGAAAATTGCCACCTTGTTGAAGCCTGACAAAGACATCAGTCACGACGGTGACCACATAGTCATCAAGACCCTCAGTACCTTTAAGAACTACAACATGGATTTCCATGTTGGCAAGGAGTTTGAAGAGGATCTGTCAGGGGTGGATGACAGGAAATGCATG accacTATCTCATGGGAGGGAGACAATCTGGTGTGTGTgcagaagggagagaaagaaggaagagGCTGGACCCATTGGGTGGAGGGGGATGAGCTTCATCTG GAGCTGAGAGCTTGTGGAGCTGTGTGCAAGCAGGTCTTCAAGAAAACCTAA
- the LOC106568934 gene encoding retinol-binding protein 1 isoform X3, whose amino-acid sequence MDVNVAIRKIATLLKPDKDISHDGDHIVIKTLSTFKNYNMDFHVGKEFEEDLSGVDDRKCMTTISWEGDNLVCVQKGEKEGRGWTHWVEGDELHLELRACGAVCKQVFKKT is encoded by the exons ATGG ATGTAAATGTTGCCATTAGGAAAATTGCCACCTTGTTGAAGCCTGACAAAGACATCAGTCACGACGGTGACCACATAGTCATCAAGACCCTCAGTACCTTTAAGAACTACAACATGGATTTCCATGTTGGCAAGGAGTTTGAAGAGGATCTGTCAGGGGTGGATGACAGGAAATGCATG accacTATCTCATGGGAGGGAGACAATCTGGTGTGTGTgcagaagggagagaaagaaggaagagGCTGGACCCATTGGGTGGAGGGGGATGAGCTTCATCTG GAGCTGAGAGCTTGTGGAGCTGTGTGCAAGCAGGTCTTCAAGAAAACCTAA